Genomic DNA from Theileria equi strain WA chromosome 4 map unlocalized gcontig_1105316255033, whole genome shotgun sequence:
TTATCATTCTTAATGCTAATATCTTTAGTTTGTCGTTGGGCTGAAGCCATATAATGGACCAGGGGACAACCAAGAACTGTCTGTTATTCAATTGGCCAAGGAAAACCACGAACTATTTAAAGATGGCAAAATATCATTTGGATTGAGAAAGGGCGGACTATTTGGTGGAATAGGTTATGATGACTCTGGATCTGAAAGGAAATCTGATGCATTAAGAAAACATGCATACAAGTTTTTACAACTAAGGCATAATAACCGTTTGGGTTCTCACACTGAAAAGCATTATGTTCCGATTCGCCAGATGAAAGATGTTAGTTTATATTCTTAGTTTTCATAAATTTTCAGAGTCTGTATATTGGGACAATTTTCGTTGGTAGCCCTCCTCAAGAAGTACATCCGATTTTTGACACAGGGAGCACGTTTGTTTCATATTGTTGTATTTGTCATATTTTAGGAACCTTTGGGTAGTTGGAACAAAATGTAAAACTCCCTCATGTACAAAAGTCACTCGTTTTAATCCACAGCTATCAAAGACATTTAGGGCTTTAGCACGACCCAAAAGGATTCATATAAAGGTATATTTATCATACTCAATTAATATTTTGCAGTTTGGTACGGGTGAAATAGAGGGAACACCTGCTCTTGATTATATATCAATTGGTGGAGTTAATATTCGCCAAACTTTTGCTATAGTTGATAACGAAAGTGGTGGTTACGATGGCAATAATGTATTTGATGTGAGTAATCTGTATGAAATGCATAGATTCTGTAGAAAATCAAATTCGAGGGAATTGTTGGTTTAGCCTTTCCAGAAATGTCTAGCATACCGGGACCATCTGTCTTTGACAACCTATCTCATCTGAAACACCTCAAACACAACGAATTCGCCTTTTACATAGGTGACGGACACAACGATTCACTTTTAATGTTCGGAGGTGTAGATCCCGATTTATATGAAGGAAAACTGAAAATGTTTCCAGTTGTGAGGGAACACTATTGGGAAGTAAAATTGGATGCTATTTATATTGGACAGCACAAGGTATGCTGT
This window encodes:
- a CDS encoding pepsinogen, putative (encoded by transcript BEWA_014990A) — encoded protein: MNSTLFFLYSTFLLVGSTRFVCGRRLHPDTQSHIEPCSSKKWSKSCSPDVCLHEEHQAEFVVGLKPYNGPGDNQELSVIQLAKENHELFKDGKISFGLRKGGLFGGIGYDDSGSERKSDALRKHAYKFLQLRHNNRLGSHTEKHYVPIRQMKDSLYIGTIFVGSPPQEVHPIFDTGSTNLWVVGTKCKTPSCTKVTRFNPQLSKTFRALARPKRIHIKFGTGEIEGTPALDYISIGGVNIRQTFAIVDNESGGYDGNNVFDKIKFEGIVGLAFPEMSSIPGPSVFDNLSHLKHLKHNEFAFYIGDGHNDSLLMFGGVDPDLYEGKLKMFPVVREHYWEVKLDAIYIGQHKVCCDEPSYVVFDSGTSLNSVPSKDYRVFMDHLPYGVCSKNISDDLTITYVLNGQEIKLTPEQYMLVNKDDCIPAFMQLDVPSEFGHAYILGSNAFMRHYFTVFRRGNGKDIPSMVGHTHFKLEFYRLGSLRLDMMKKYLKK